A window of the Schistocerca nitens isolate TAMUIC-IGC-003100 chromosome 5, iqSchNite1.1, whole genome shotgun sequence genome harbors these coding sequences:
- the LOC126260714 gene encoding putative leucine-rich repeat-containing protein DDB_G0290503 — MLVDLIKKTNASLKEDFQENREEGRIFQESLVKSLQETRESLEKRLQETNASLEQGLRETRESLKVLQENNTSLKEELQETNASLEKGLRETRESLKVLQENNTSSKEELQETIAQEIKTSQMKMECNLKEEIQELQEQWKMDINERENKLQESIDQVQGDVEKVEEKSTKQIEDDIKETKAELGERINEVETNCNHRIAEVTQMQKQCNEAVKGIGDRQNQLAVNLRNAVAMQREEDDRWVAIEGGAFTCGIKRKKGATNNDQFEGGFLKKCWSRNHQCAALEDTLRCKPLSNWKGT, encoded by the coding sequence atgttggtagacctgataaagaagactaacgcatcactaaaggaagattttcaAGAAAATAGAGAAGAAGGACGAATATTCCAAGAATCGTTAGTGAAGagtttacaagaaacaagagaatcgttagagaagcgtttacaagaaactaacgcatcgttggAGCAGGGTTtacgagaaacaagagaatcactaaaggttttacaagaaaataacacatcattaaaggaagagttacaagaaactaacgcatcgttggAGAAGGGTTtacgagaaacaagagaatcactaaaggttttacaagaaaataacacatCATCaaaggaagagttacaagaaactatagcacaagaaaTCAAAACAtcacagatgaagatggaatgtaatctaaaggaggaaatacaggagctacaagaacagtggaaaatggatatcaatgagagagagaataagctgcaggagagcatagaccaagtccagggagacgtggagaaggtggaagaaAAGTCAACAAAAcagatagaagacgatattaaaGAAACGAAGGCCgagttgggagaaagaatcaacgaagtggaaacaaattgcaatcatcgaatcgccgaggtgacgcagatgcagaaacaatgcaacgaggcggttaaggggataggagataggcaaaaccaactagctgtcaatctgagaaatgcggtagccatgcagcgagaagaGGATGACCGgtgggttgcaatcgaaggtggggccttcacttgtggaatcaagaggaagaaaggggcTACTAATAATGATCAGTTTGAAGGAGGATTCTTGAAGAAATGCTGGTCCAGAAATCATCAGTGTGCAGCGCTGGAGGACACACTACGATGcaaaccacttagtaattggaaaggaacgtag